One genomic region from Paludisphaera rhizosphaerae encodes:
- the gp17 gene encoding tail completion protein gp17, producing the protein MAFGPRALRSALLNLLLSVPDLAEYVNSRIAYAGSRQTDQEPRITYIVASNSGGSDLDGPDGVNTARVRVSVWSRDSVEAETLVDLIRSYVNGWNGWIGSVYVRSCDWDGDNDLPEDLPNGDGTTVFQIVSDYLVEYEGGGV; encoded by the coding sequence GTGGCTTTCGGGCCTCGCGCGCTTCGGTCTGCGTTGCTCAATCTGCTGCTGTCGGTTCCCGATCTCGCCGAGTACGTCAATTCACGGATTGCGTACGCGGGCAGCCGGCAGACGGACCAGGAACCTCGCATCACCTACATCGTCGCGTCGAACTCCGGCGGCAGCGACCTGGACGGACCAGACGGAGTCAACACGGCTCGCGTCCGCGTTTCGGTGTGGTCCCGCGATTCCGTTGAAGCGGAAACGCTCGTGGATCTCATTCGATCATACGTCAATGGGTGGAACGGCTGGATAGGCAGCGTCTACGTCCGGTCATGTGATTGGGACGGCGACAACGATCTACCCGAAGACCTTCCCAACGGCGACGGAACCACGGTGTTTCAAATCGTCAGCGATTACTTAGTCGAATACGAAGGGGGAGGCGTCTGA
- a CDS encoding efflux RND transporter permease subunit produces the protein MNGLIRASLRNPHAVVVFCLTLVMLGTVSLNLIPIDILPVFRSPAVQVLTFYSGMPAAGIEKDITNRMERWVGQANGTRRQDSRSIVGASVVRDYFRSGVDPNGALTQVNSLATAAIPALPPGTLPPVVLPFDPTGTTPVAILAVDSPDGSQNESILYDVGRYEVRNMVMSVNGAIAPVVYGGKIRAVMAYLDRQKMEARRLSPLDVMNAMDDYNVFLPTGDAKLGDTDYALDSNSMFDYPSDMGDIPLHSEIGNVSYLRDVATPKDASYIQTNVVRIDGRREVYIPIFRQLGSSTLAVVNGVRDRLDEFTARLTRGGIQLKLVMDQSVFVRQAISSLVQEGVLGAILCSMTILLFLGQWRMTAIAVMTLPISVLSACILLYYTGQTINVMTLAGLTLAIGPMIDSAIICLENTHRHLGLGAGSKEAAYLGASEVALPELVSTICTFLVLAPLALMPGMGEFLFMPMTLAVAFAMCSSYILSRTLVPMCSSVWLSGHGHEHAAQHGPGETGEGPRPGLIARGFARWERGVDGFFEAYARLLRTVLQYRGTVIVGAFGLLAATLVLMWPIMRREFYPDVDGGAFEMYMRAPSGLRIERTEEKVAQLEELLKETIPHHDLEQIVSEIGVNADWSAAYTPNAGPMDAVLKVQLAEHRSKSAQEYVHLVRKAASRDVRFQGCDFGFDAGGLVRGAMNEGKSTPINIRVTGKNQKTARAIAEQIRARCVKIDGVVDARIIQRLDYPEYVIDVDRAKAADLGLTQSDVMKNVVAAFNSSIQFNKRNFWIDPVGGNQYFVGVQYPEGDIKSIETLLHIPITSKDQKKAIPLSNLISLRRTTVPTEVTHDNIQPTIDLAMGVYGRDLGHVSDDVTAVLEDFGVPQPDGSWAPFDPDGKSRSPLKGSKIVLSGEYSRMQETFKNLGFGLIGASILIYFLMVGLDKSWVVPLTVMLIVPLCLIGILPALYLSGTAVNVQSLLGFIFVVGIKVANTVLMTDFAQELRHAEGLTPTEAILKSASIRVKPVTMTAVAAFFALIPGALALERGSEANAPLARAILGGLAAGEPATLFVLPCLYSLMVRDRPGDHHGENDEDFGEGPSGGFVETDERVEDSTNHPDREEV, from the coding sequence ATGAACGGCTTGATACGAGCCTCGCTGCGCAACCCACACGCGGTCGTGGTCTTCTGTCTAACGCTGGTGATGCTGGGGACGGTGTCGCTCAACCTGATCCCGATCGACATCCTACCGGTCTTTCGAAGTCCGGCGGTGCAGGTGTTGACGTTCTACTCGGGCATGCCGGCGGCCGGAATCGAGAAGGACATCACCAACCGGATGGAACGCTGGGTCGGCCAGGCCAACGGCACGCGACGGCAGGATTCGCGATCGATCGTCGGCGCCAGCGTGGTACGCGACTATTTCCGGAGCGGCGTCGATCCTAACGGGGCCCTCACGCAGGTGAACTCGCTGGCAACTGCGGCCATCCCCGCCTTGCCCCCCGGGACTCTTCCGCCGGTCGTCCTGCCATTCGATCCCACAGGGACGACCCCGGTGGCGATCCTCGCCGTCGACAGCCCCGACGGCTCGCAGAACGAATCGATCCTCTACGACGTGGGTCGGTACGAAGTCCGAAACATGGTTATGAGCGTCAACGGCGCGATCGCCCCGGTCGTCTACGGGGGGAAGATCCGGGCCGTGATGGCGTACCTCGACCGTCAGAAGATGGAGGCCCGCCGCCTCTCGCCGCTCGACGTCATGAACGCGATGGACGACTACAACGTCTTCCTCCCGACCGGAGACGCCAAGCTCGGCGACACCGACTACGCCCTCGACTCGAACTCGATGTTCGATTACCCGTCGGACATGGGAGACATCCCACTGCATTCGGAGATCGGCAACGTCTCTTACCTGAGGGACGTCGCGACCCCCAAGGACGCCTCGTACATCCAGACGAACGTGGTGCGGATCGACGGCCGTCGCGAGGTCTACATCCCCATCTTCCGCCAACTCGGCTCCAGCACGCTGGCCGTCGTCAACGGGGTTCGCGACCGGCTCGACGAGTTTACCGCCCGCCTGACGCGCGGCGGCATTCAACTCAAGCTGGTCATGGATCAATCCGTCTTCGTCCGTCAGGCCATTTCCAGCCTGGTGCAGGAAGGCGTGCTGGGGGCCATCCTCTGCTCGATGACGATCCTGCTGTTCCTGGGCCAGTGGCGGATGACGGCGATCGCCGTCATGACGCTGCCGATCTCGGTCCTGTCGGCCTGCATCCTGCTGTATTACACGGGCCAGACGATCAACGTGATGACTCTCGCCGGCCTCACGCTGGCGATCGGGCCGATGATCGACAGCGCGATCATCTGCCTGGAGAACACCCACCGGCATCTCGGGCTGGGAGCGGGTTCGAAGGAGGCGGCGTATCTCGGCGCCAGCGAGGTCGCCCTGCCGGAACTTGTCTCAACCATCTGCACCTTTCTGGTCCTCGCCCCCCTCGCCCTGATGCCCGGCATGGGCGAGTTCCTCTTCATGCCGATGACGTTGGCCGTGGCATTCGCCATGTGCTCCTCTTACATCCTGTCGCGCACCCTCGTTCCCATGTGCAGCTCGGTCTGGCTGTCCGGCCACGGCCATGAACACGCAGCTCAACACGGCCCCGGCGAAACGGGTGAAGGCCCACGTCCTGGGTTGATCGCCCGCGGCTTCGCTCGCTGGGAGCGGGGCGTCGACGGCTTCTTCGAGGCGTATGCTCGACTGCTGCGCACCGTGCTGCAGTATCGAGGGACGGTGATCGTCGGGGCCTTCGGCCTCCTGGCCGCGACTCTCGTCCTGATGTGGCCGATCATGCGCCGGGAGTTCTACCCGGACGTCGACGGCGGCGCCTTCGAGATGTACATGCGGGCCCCCAGCGGGCTGAGGATCGAGCGGACCGAGGAGAAGGTCGCCCAGCTTGAGGAGTTGCTCAAGGAAACGATCCCGCACCACGACCTGGAGCAGATCGTGTCCGAAATCGGCGTGAACGCGGACTGGTCGGCGGCCTACACTCCCAACGCCGGCCCCATGGACGCCGTGCTCAAGGTGCAGTTGGCGGAGCATCGCTCGAAATCGGCCCAGGAGTACGTCCACCTCGTCCGGAAGGCCGCATCCCGGGACGTGCGGTTCCAGGGCTGCGACTTCGGCTTCGACGCCGGCGGCCTGGTCCGGGGGGCGATGAACGAGGGGAAGTCCACCCCCATCAACATCCGGGTGACCGGCAAGAATCAGAAGACCGCCCGCGCGATCGCCGAGCAGATCCGGGCCCGCTGCGTGAAGATCGACGGCGTCGTGGACGCTCGCATCATCCAGCGGCTCGACTACCCCGAGTACGTCATTGACGTCGACCGCGCCAAGGCGGCCGACCTGGGGCTGACGCAGTCCGACGTGATGAAGAACGTGGTGGCGGCGTTCAACTCGTCGATCCAGTTCAACAAGCGGAACTTCTGGATCGACCCCGTCGGCGGCAACCAGTACTTCGTCGGCGTGCAGTATCCCGAAGGGGACATCAAGTCGATCGAGACCCTTCTGCACATCCCGATCACCAGCAAGGACCAGAAGAAGGCGATCCCCCTGAGCAACCTGATCTCGCTGCGCCGGACGACGGTCCCGACCGAGGTCACCCACGACAACATCCAGCCGACGATCGACCTGGCGATGGGCGTGTACGGCCGGGACCTCGGACACGTCTCCGACGACGTCACGGCGGTCCTCGAAGATTTCGGCGTCCCGCAGCCGGACGGTTCGTGGGCGCCCTTCGACCCGGACGGGAAATCCAGGTCTCCGTTGAAGGGGTCGAAGATCGTCCTGAGCGGGGAATACTCGCGAATGCAGGAGACCTTCAAGAACCTCGGCTTCGGACTGATCGGGGCCTCGATCCTGATCTACTTCCTGATGGTCGGCCTCGACAAGTCGTGGGTCGTGCCGCTGACCGTCATGCTGATCGTGCCGCTCTGTCTCATCGGCATCCTGCCGGCGCTCTACCTGTCGGGGACCGCGGTCAACGTGCAGTCGCTGTTGGGGTTCATCTTCGTGGTCGGGATCAAGGTGGCCAACACGGTCTTGATGACGGACTTCGCGCAGGAACTTCGGCACGCGGAGGGGCTCACGCCGACGGAGGCCATCCTCAAATCGGCGTCGATCCGCGTGAAGCCCGTCACCATGACCGCCGTCGCGGCCTTCTTCGCCCTGATCCCCGGCGCCCTCGCCCTGGAACGGGGGAGTGAAGCCAACGCCCCCCTGGCGCGGGCGATCCTCGGCGGCCTGGCGGCCGGCGAGCCGGCAACGCTCTTCGTGCTCCCCTGTCTGTATTCGCTGATGGTGCGCGACCGCCCGGGTGATCACCATGGGGAGAACGACGAGGATTTCGGCGAGGGGCCGTCGGGCGGCTTCGTCGAGACGGACGAGCGAGTCGAGGATTCGACCAACCATCCCGACAGAGAGGAGGTTTGA
- a CDS encoding efflux RND transporter periplasmic adaptor subunit: MSNAVRSVETKEKPPISTRSGGWFRRITALVAIGLVGLAVAWWGLVGRRAEARKTIADSNAETKSAEPITVRVVRPSPGGIRRTSAQIGSVQPFQEADLFAKVSGYLSKLYVDYGDHVKAGQILAEIDDPEDVEEANRTAADVAQAEAVVVQAQALVDSAQADRSAFATAVEQAEAEVERYASMRNYHEKKYARYRDLVARQAIPQQIADEEEEGYESAMASETASRKAVLNAKAQLEAAVARVKKAEADVVVARAAVQVARAKHARAQTFVAYMKISSPYDGVVTRRNYFPGAFIRSAAEGGTIPLLTVARIDKVRVVTQIPDRDVPYADVGDEADVTLDAIPGRVFKGAVSRFANSEDPTSRTMYTEIDLPNPDLELRPGMYGVATVILDQSTKTFTIPASALVGESHGGKGDVFAIKDGVAKKTRVEIGADDGLRIEILSGITSDDQVILDVGSVADGTPVQPAPEQSRPAKETPKPVHHE; encoded by the coding sequence GTGTCGAACGCTGTGAGATCCGTCGAGACGAAAGAAAAGCCGCCGATATCGACCCGGTCGGGCGGATGGTTCAGACGCATCACGGCCCTCGTCGCGATCGGCCTCGTGGGCCTCGCTGTCGCGTGGTGGGGGCTGGTGGGACGGCGGGCCGAGGCGCGCAAGACCATCGCGGACTCGAACGCCGAAACGAAGTCGGCCGAGCCGATCACCGTCCGAGTGGTCCGGCCTTCCCCCGGCGGGATCCGCCGAACCAGCGCGCAGATCGGCTCGGTGCAGCCGTTCCAGGAGGCCGACCTCTTCGCCAAGGTGTCCGGCTACCTGTCGAAACTGTACGTCGACTACGGCGACCACGTGAAGGCCGGCCAGATCCTTGCCGAGATCGACGACCCCGAGGACGTCGAGGAGGCGAACCGAACCGCCGCCGACGTCGCCCAGGCGGAGGCGGTCGTCGTACAGGCTCAGGCCCTGGTCGACTCGGCGCAAGCGGATCGATCGGCTTTCGCCACGGCCGTCGAACAGGCGGAGGCCGAGGTCGAGCGGTACGCCTCGATGCGCAATTACCACGAGAAGAAATACGCGCGTTACCGCGACCTTGTAGCCCGGCAGGCGATCCCCCAGCAGATCGCCGATGAGGAGGAGGAAGGATACGAGTCGGCGATGGCCTCAGAGACGGCTTCACGGAAGGCCGTGCTCAACGCCAAGGCTCAGCTTGAGGCCGCGGTCGCCCGCGTGAAGAAGGCCGAGGCCGACGTCGTCGTGGCCAGGGCCGCCGTCCAGGTCGCCAGGGCGAAGCACGCCCGGGCCCAGACGTTCGTCGCTTACATGAAGATCTCTTCCCCTTACGACGGCGTCGTTACCCGCCGCAACTATTTCCCCGGCGCCTTTATACGCTCGGCGGCCGAGGGAGGGACGATCCCCCTGCTCACGGTTGCGCGAATCGACAAGGTCCGCGTGGTCACCCAGATCCCCGATCGCGACGTCCCTTACGCCGACGTCGGCGACGAGGCCGACGTGACGCTCGACGCGATCCCCGGGCGCGTCTTCAAGGGGGCGGTCTCCCGCTTCGCCAACTCCGAGGATCCAACCAGCCGCACCATGTACACGGAGATCGACCTGCCCAACCCCGACCTCGAGCTGCGTCCCGGCATGTACGGCGTGGCCACTGTCATCCTCGATCAGTCGACCAAAACGTTCACGATCCCGGCGTCGGCCCTCGTCGGCGAGTCGCATGGGGGAAAGGGCGACGTCTTCGCGATCAAGGACGGCGTGGCGAAGAAGACCCGCGTCGAGATCGGCGCCGACGACGGCTTACGGATCGAAATCCTCTCGGGGATCACGTCCGACGATCAGGTCATCCTCGACGTCGGCTCGGTCGCGGATGGAACACCCGTCCAACCAGCCCCTGAACAGTCTCGTCCCGCGAAGGAGACGCCGAAACCGGTCCATCATGAATAA
- a CDS encoding HK97-gp10 family putative phage morphogenesis protein: protein MAVSKRKAGGGVSVRIDISGVEEIRAALKRVGEGTRKRVIREGMAVGMDLVTKAARDLAPIRSGRLFKAIKTSVRKPKSKWKFIVQTRVGKLGLYKGKTFYGAFQEFGTKFMRPHPFLGPAKDREQLRAAATAREAILQGVENEVIAAAFKKTSLGKLQTRWNRVSRASSKIAKRSQRVVRKTSRVTKRATKTVRKRYRSGSRAVTRQTKSVRRSALRTVKTVRKATVKRVKAVRKATVKQVKVIRKATTKRIRSTTKAATKRQRTTTKAVRRLYKATAKAKTTLQKRVRKILNPGRKRRRR, encoded by the coding sequence ATGGCCGTTTCCAAACGCAAGGCTGGTGGCGGCGTCAGCGTCCGTATCGACATATCCGGCGTTGAAGAGATCCGGGCCGCGCTTAAACGCGTGGGCGAAGGCACGCGGAAACGGGTGATACGTGAAGGCATGGCTGTAGGTATGGATCTGGTCACGAAGGCGGCTCGCGATCTCGCGCCGATCCGGTCCGGCCGATTGTTTAAAGCGATAAAGACATCGGTTCGTAAGCCAAAGTCGAAATGGAAATTCATCGTCCAGACCCGAGTGGGGAAACTCGGGCTTTACAAGGGAAAGACGTTTTATGGGGCGTTCCAGGAATTCGGCACCAAGTTCATGAGACCGCATCCGTTCCTTGGTCCGGCGAAGGATCGTGAGCAATTGCGGGCGGCGGCTACCGCCCGTGAGGCGATTCTACAGGGCGTCGAGAATGAAGTGATCGCTGCCGCATTCAAGAAAACGTCCCTTGGTAAGCTTCAGACGCGATGGAACCGGGTATCCCGAGCGTCGTCGAAGATCGCCAAGCGGTCGCAACGCGTGGTCCGAAAGACATCCAGGGTGACGAAGCGAGCGACGAAGACCGTCCGCAAGCGGTATCGCTCCGGCTCACGGGCTGTAACACGCCAGACGAAGTCAGTCCGACGATCGGCCTTGCGAACTGTCAAGACCGTGCGCAAGGCGACGGTCAAGCGAGTGAAGGCCGTCCGCAAGGCTACGGTGAAACAGGTGAAGGTCATCCGCAAGGCAACGACGAAACGAATCCGATCGACGACGAAGGCCGCAACCAAGCGCCAGCGGACGACAACGAAGGCAGTGCGTCGTCTGTACAAGGCCACGGCCAAGGCTAAGACGACTCTCCAGAAACGCGTTCGCAAGATCCTGAACCCTGGGCGTAAACGCCGGAGACGATGA
- a CDS encoding phage tail tube protein, with protein sequence MANRYRCKGMSVSVDKLGTGVTYTKIPQVLSIGKPPKTVDAVEDTDLDSLAKEFSPGLTDNGELTIEMRFDPQDVTHQYLEDLADDPVITGFQIRIPTLPDATLYTFQGFPTNFDNPAGGNSDPLTANLNMKVTGVVTRTTEES encoded by the coding sequence ATGGCGAACCGTTACAGATGCAAGGGCATGTCCGTCAGCGTCGACAAGCTCGGCACCGGCGTCACCTACACCAAGATTCCGCAGGTGCTTTCCATCGGCAAGCCTCCGAAGACGGTGGACGCCGTCGAAGACACCGATCTGGATTCGCTGGCGAAAGAGTTCTCTCCGGGGCTGACGGACAACGGCGAACTCACCATCGAAATGCGGTTCGATCCGCAGGACGTCACGCATCAGTACCTGGAGGATCTGGCCGACGACCCCGTCATCACCGGGTTCCAGATCCGGATTCCGACGCTCCCGGACGCGACCCTGTACACGTTCCAGGGGTTCCCAACCAACTTCGACAACCCGGCCGGCGGCAACAGCGATCCGCTCACGGCCAACCTCAACATGAAGGTTACGGGAGTCGTCACCAGGACGACGGAAGAAAGCTAA
- a CDS encoding phage tail tape measure protein — translation MATIGNINVGMVLDASGFARGLGDAGAEVKAFQGNVVNLGSTLRGLAVGFGALKVGTFLFDASKQAAHAQEAINSLSIVFGDEAGKMQMFASDMAKSFNVGVNSMLDAQNQIGSIFQGAGFKGGDVKDMTEGLTKIAMDMARLKDTSFELSKDKFLSGLSGEQEPLKAFGIVFDEATVKAKGLEMGLGGLGREMTAQEKVLARYAIFVDKTKFAMGTAAREATGAAAQFESLNGAWENLSVTIGETFAPALGRFLGDLSTGLMTVDKLWKDNEASATTWLTGLTANLGVATTGMGAFAESIGLVGDSIEGLGSVFKSLQSNVTRGVGKGAGLLGGIIGENSGKLGVGDFFKVFGVNGGVAAGGNLVLNKLGVGDFFKVFGEDLDRLSDEQAGKLGEALIGPSFSERIKKSFDEIRAEAERTRLALANKPIKIPTVKQAAGPGTQMQTKRDIQNVAAILGSGAMFGNPLGGLTAIVGAEAQRDALKRGPTATAFSGIARGGSQDAASTILRARYGGSKDPVAANTKKAADEIAGLRKDFKQGFKIKEGMAAGVELFEIK, via the coding sequence ATGGCGACGATCGGCAATATCAACGTCGGAATGGTGCTAGACGCGTCCGGGTTCGCCCGTGGGCTGGGCGACGCAGGCGCTGAGGTCAAGGCGTTTCAGGGCAACGTCGTCAACCTGGGTTCGACGCTCAGGGGACTCGCCGTTGGATTTGGCGCGCTGAAGGTCGGAACGTTCCTGTTCGACGCATCGAAGCAAGCGGCTCACGCGCAAGAGGCGATCAACTCGCTCAGCATCGTGTTCGGCGACGAGGCCGGCAAGATGCAGATGTTCGCCAGCGACATGGCTAAGAGCTTCAACGTCGGAGTGAACTCGATGCTGGACGCTCAGAACCAGATCGGGAGCATATTTCAGGGGGCCGGGTTCAAGGGTGGCGACGTCAAGGATATGACCGAGGGCCTGACGAAGATCGCCATGGACATGGCGCGACTCAAGGATACGTCGTTCGAACTGAGCAAGGATAAATTCTTGTCTGGGCTGTCTGGAGAACAGGAGCCGTTGAAGGCGTTCGGCATCGTCTTTGACGAGGCCACGGTGAAGGCCAAGGGCCTTGAAATGGGGCTTGGTGGCCTCGGTCGCGAGATGACGGCTCAGGAGAAGGTTCTAGCGCGATACGCCATCTTCGTCGACAAGACCAAGTTCGCGATGGGGACGGCGGCTCGTGAGGCGACGGGGGCTGCGGCCCAATTCGAGTCATTGAACGGTGCTTGGGAGAATTTGTCCGTCACTATTGGCGAGACGTTCGCTCCGGCTCTGGGTAGGTTCCTGGGAGACCTGTCCACGGGCTTGATGACTGTCGACAAGTTGTGGAAGGACAACGAAGCTTCAGCGACGACGTGGCTGACCGGGCTGACGGCGAATCTGGGGGTGGCGACGACGGGTATGGGGGCGTTCGCCGAATCCATCGGCCTTGTCGGCGACTCGATCGAGGGTCTGGGCTCTGTGTTCAAGAGCCTGCAATCGAACGTAACGCGTGGGGTGGGAAAGGGTGCCGGCCTCCTTGGTGGGATCATAGGCGAGAACAGCGGCAAGCTTGGCGTCGGCGACTTCTTCAAGGTCTTCGGTGTGAACGGCGGGGTGGCGGCTGGCGGCAATCTTGTTCTCAACAAACTTGGAGTCGGCGACTTCTTCAAGGTCTTCGGTGAGGATCTCGATCGACTCTCCGACGAACAAGCCGGCAAGCTTGGAGAGGCTCTGATCGGGCCGAGCTTCTCAGAGAGGATCAAGAAGTCGTTCGACGAGATTCGGGCTGAAGCCGAGCGGACACGCCTGGCACTGGCTAACAAGCCGATCAAGATACCAACCGTCAAGCAGGCGGCTGGTCCTGGCACCCAGATGCAAACCAAGCGGGACATTCAGAACGTCGCCGCGATTCTCGGTAGCGGTGCGATGTTTGGGAATCCGCTGGGCGGTCTCACGGCTATCGTCGGAGCCGAGGCGCAGCGGGATGCACTGAAGCGAGGGCCGACAGCGACTGCATTCTCTGGAATCGCTCGCGGCGGTTCTCAGGACGCGGCATCGACGATCCTACGGGCTCGTTACGGCGGCTCGAAAGATCCTGTTGCGGCAAATACCAAGAAGGCGGCGGATGAGATCGCCGGACTCCGGAAAGACTTCAAGCAAGGATTCAAAATCAAGGAAGGTATGGCGGCTGGCGTCGAACTCTTTGAAATCAAGTAA